DNA sequence from the Coffea eugenioides isolate CCC68of chromosome 9, Ceug_1.0, whole genome shotgun sequence genome:
GGCTTAATGGGGTGCTTAGTTAGGTACCAACCCTTGATAGAAAAACATCAACGTATGCAAGTGTAAGCAAAATGCTTATATTAATCTTCAGCAACGGCAGAAATACATCACTGTCTTAGCCCCCGTCCCACCACCCAAGCTTTTGCCTAGTGTACCACTGCTATTTGTGGATTAATACTTCTTACCCCCTTATTATTTATTGGTATGTGTGTCAGTTGTTATGTTTGATGTTTGTCTCGCTTGGAGACTAGCTAATTTTGCTTTGTATTAGTGATCTATGTTTGGAAAAGTGTCAAGTCAATCTCCTAAAATAATGATCAGTTGATCCTACCCTTATGATATATCTAGTGTATGATAAAATGGTAATTTTCTGAAACATGCAAGGTGTTAGAACCCGAATATGCTGACTTTTCAGGCATAACTGTGAAACATTAAGCTCATGCTTGATATGCAGCAACGGGAATATGTTCCAATGTTGAAAGGTGAAAGAACATCTTTTGAGGAAATAATTAAGTAGTATGCTCATTATGATGGGTGGCTTTTACGAATGGAGCCAAGTTAGACCTAATCAATGTAAAGGGGAAATAATTGAGTCTTCCAAAACAAAAAGTAGTGAGAGTAACTTTGATGCAAAGAAAATTAAGCATTATTTAGAGGTGCAATTATTCAACAGCAGGAGGTACAAGAGCAAGTTGTGCagttgatgatgacaaacacaAAATTGGACCACATACCTTTAGCTTTAGTTTATTGATCATATATCTTTGCATCAGGTTGCCCGAATTAGTAAAGAATGACTATTATTGACATGATTTTGATACGTAGATCAATATAAACTGCTTGATGAAGATAGTAGCAGATATTTGACAGTATTGGTTGGGAGTTCGGTTTTACACAGGGATACTTGTAGTCGTTTCATCTGTTTGTGCATTTGAACCTTGGTCCTCTAATCAAGAACATAAGAAAGAGATAATGGGGAAAGGCGGATTGGAGATAAGCATCAGCATGGTgcttaatttctttttgttgcttgaattcttgaaaaAGAGAAGCAAGCTTAGAAGAGGGCAAGATAAACAGGAAACCTTGATGTCTGGGGTGAAGTTTCCCACGCTGTCTTTGCCGAGGGAATTAATTGTTTGAACAAATTAAGGGCATGTCTATGGTGAAATTCAATAGTTTAGGGATGGAGACTGGAGACTGGAGTCTGGAGGGCGACATCACATAGCACGCAATGAAGGATGGATTTCACCATTTCATTGTCCAAATCAACCGAATGATGAGAAAATGCTCCATGATAGAAAAACATTTGGATCCATCTTGGAGTTTAATGTTACGATAACGAGCAATTTGGATCCGTTAGATTAGTTGTATAACattatatatttgaaaaattacatatattaCTTGCAAAAGGGTTGCACAATAACATCTCGATTTTAATCTGAAAGCTCTTATTAGTGAGGATTTAACAGTCTGGAGATGCTTCTTTTTCTCCAAAATAAAAATTCTTATCCTGTTCGATGAGACCGTTTATATACTACTCAATGCTTTATATACCTAGAAGTTGTGCAATGTGCAATTCATATTGTCCTTTAAATTTGAGTAGTTAAGGGATTTTCTTTTAAGTGTAAGTAAGAGGGTTTGAATTCGAAATCTTTCACTTACACTTTTTCTCCCAATCACCTGGACTATTGAGTTTTATTGAGTTTTTCTTAAGATTTACGTAGTTCTAGGAACCTTCATTGGTGCAATAAAAGGACATCAATGCCCTTTGGTTAACTCatgaaacaaacaaaacaaactaGGAACTAGTCGCTCTTCTCCAATCTCAACCAATGGCTCCAACTATAGCCGTCCTCTTCCATTTCTCTGGTGTCTGTTCCTTATTACCTGCTTTCTTTCATTGTTATTATTAGaacctttccttttttttccccttttatttttcaatttttggcaaatattagcaaattgaaattcCCAAATCACAAAATGAGTGAGTGGTTTCTTGTCAAACAAGGTAGAAGATGAATATAATGGCAGTGATtaacacaaaaaataataaaatatcaaaaaactcCATATGATTTGCCGAATGTTCAATTTTATTCCCTCTGATTTCGAAACCCACAGTATGACTCCTGTGGTTTTAATTAAATTGAGAATTGGACAGAAAGCATGCAATTTGAATTTAATGgttatatgtaaaatacctaTATTGTCCCTGTATAATGAATACATCAGGagaatttttcttcattcttgGACTTGTAATTCGAAGAATGGAGAGAAGTAGAGAGAAGTAAGaaaaaaccctaaattcaaaatttcccaaATTCTTTCAAGAATCAGTGGAGGATTCTAGCAAAAtaggacatcacttgccagttcaTCCTCATACTTGTACTGATATCTCAAATCCCTTAGCATTCTTTCGGTTCAATGATTTTCACCTTAGCATTCcttttataattatataacttGTACTGATATCTCAAATCCTTACTTCTACTGCCGCTTCAATAACTTAAGGAAGACATTTTAGAAGACATCTCATACCAAGTTAGATTCTGAAATCACCAATTTCACTCCTAATCCCTTACTCTTTTAGCTTTGATCCGAGAGAGGAGAAGTATTTGGAGAAAAACGGGATAAGAATTTAGAACCCTTCCTCTATCTTTCTTCAGCTTTTAATCTCGATATAGGGGCGTTTTCGATAAGTGCAGGTATTAAATATTATTTATTGCAAGTCAAACTCTCACCAGACGTGTAACTCTCATGTACTGttattcaattttcaatttagtcgaAACTACAGGGAGTTATAGTTAAGTTTTCAAAGTAAAGAGAATTAAATTAAACATTCGATAAATCACAAGGAGTTTTTTTATATATTACCCAAGAAAGGGTGATGGGAGTAGGAAGAGCGATCGAATGAggaattttgttattttgtttgttGTGGGAAAAATTTTCTCGGATATCAATGATAGCATttggatttcttttctttatttgtaaTTGTAGGTGATGGTTTTCCTAGAAAGACTGAATTTCATAGATTTTAACTTCTGTTACTAGACTGTCATGAAGTATAGTGGATTATATTCTTCACCACACTAGACGGTATTAATATTTGTGATGGTGACCTGGATTATTATGTGTTAGGAAGATGGCAGGGATGGTTGGAGTTTGGGGCATGGTATTGATGGATAAAGTGTTACTGGTTCATGAAAGGTTGGTATTATATTGTAGGCAAGCTTTTGGGTGTTCATTATGTTGGTTTTAGTTGATTCAATGCTTAATTGCAGTCGAAGCCTGTAGGTAATAGAGAGGCATTTTGGAACCACAGAAACCGCTGGAACTGTTGAGTTGCTTGGATATTTTGGCATAGAGTTTGAGTGATTGCCTGATTGGTTTCATAGGGTGATGGGTTTTGTAGCAAAACGTAGCAGGTATAGCAAGCAAGGATAAATTCATAAAGTAGACAAAGATAACcattcttctctctctctctctctctctctcgttttttctttttctttttttaatcatAACAATAAGGGTAGTTTAggattttaaagaaaaatttgtCTTTTAGATCTACAATGTTACTTAAACAGTGAAAAACAGAGAAATagatgtaatttttaaaatttaaaagaattGCCTGCAATTGTCACAAACCTTGGGGAGGtttgtaaaattatcccttcattaaagcaataaaaaattGGTTGTTTGTAGAAGGATATTAactgcaaaagaaagaaaataaaccaAGTTATTTtagatattcaatatgaagtTTTGCGGGATGATAAATTGCAATCTTTTGCTGATTACTTTTGATTCTTCTGTGGAGCAAAATTAGGTCCCGTTTGataaatgattttttttggatgtttgtctaaaattttattgtaatttattgtagaaattgtagaaaaaaattttaaaatggaaaacttttttttctttttctttctttctttttttgttttctttcctctcttcttcttttcgCTTCCCTCTCCCCTCTCCCTCCCCCgccacctctttttttttgctttttgctctctccccctcttctccctcttcCCCTTTCCTCCCTTCTCCCCCTCTCCTCCTCTTCCCCCTCGAACAAGCAACACTAGAaacaaattattatttttttgcaattttctctctccctctctcctctccctccctctccctctctcctccCCTTCCCCCTTCCCGGCTACCCTCCCCCCGGCGTGATCTATAGGGTGGCGGGGAAGGGAGGGGGAGAGTTGTGGCGGGGGAGAGGGGAGGAGAGGGGGGGGGGAGAGGAAGGGAGGGGAggaggagagggagaagagaaagaaaggaaaaagaaaaggggccGGCGCGGGAACCGATGCTGGCCGGTCTTGGTTGGCGGAGAAGGTGGTGGTGGGTtgaggtggaagaagaaaggaggaatggaaaattttttgtatgttttggatattttgaagggtgtaatttaaaaattttgagaatttttttgagattattgtaattaaaattgttaaaaaacttgtaagaGACAAACTTGGCCAAAAACTCCTTTGCCAAATAGGCCCTTAGATGTTTTATAAAGGATAAATACTGCACTAGTCCATCTTACCAAAAGAATGGAATTTTTTtcattgaaataattaaaatagGGAAACTTTAGTAGAATGATTAAATAATCATTCTGAGTTTTTGTCTTTAATAGTTTTATTTCTTCGTACTTATTAAATATGCAATATAATAATAGGTTTGGAAAATTAATTTGGAACTATATTCTCAAATTGGAGGACCAAATTGATATCTTTTTGAATTTGAGGGATGAAATTGAGAGTTTGTGCTACTTTAGAGGACCGACATTAGACTTCCTCAGTAAATTTAACGGACCAAATTGACATGGTTTACTATTTTAAGGAACAAACTATAAGATTGCCCTTCGTCATCGGAAAATTAAGTTCACAATATTTCTTGTAGAACAATTACTAAAACTAgtttattttccttcttttccctgTTAAATTCTTTTACAAAACCAATTTTTAATGCTTTTACTAAAATTGGCTTAATTGATCATCTTGGACCAAGTTGagaattttttggttaaaagaTCAAATCGAGCTTTTTTGCTACTTTGGAAGACCCAAATGAGGGATTTTTTAGTTGAAGGGACCAAATTGACATATTTTGCTACTTTGGTAGTgagatttttctggtttaacgGAGCAAATTGAGATTTTGAACCCCTTTGAATGtacaaaattaaattaaccCATAAATTAAAAGTGTTTGTTGATTATTAGTCCCTCTGGCTCTGTTTTTGTTCATCATGTATTTCCTTGCTCTTCGATGCTTTGTTTTTCAGAAAAGTTTAGGGTCGACTTACGAAAAATCAAATTCCAGAATTCTCATCTATTTAAGATAAATTAACATACTCAGTTTGAGAGTGTTAATGTCATAATATGGTTTTTGTCATGAAGTACCTGTTTGTCTCAATTTTAtgcttttttgtttatttttgtaaaattaaATTAACTCAGGTGTCAGACAACCAACCAAAGTACCCCACCacagggaaaaagaaaaaaaaaagattggtGTCTTCGAAAAAGCATTATTGTTCCATTTGTAATTTTCAAGTTGTATACTTCATCACTTCAATAGGAACCAAATCTTATTAAAAAGAAAGCATTATCCTAAACAAattaataatataaataatttttttttttaaaaaaatattaatcatgCAGATCTCGAAATCACCTAGACAGATCACAACCAATAAATTAGTAATTACTACATAAACAATTAAGGCCTGTGGTTGGTTAGTATATGACTTAGCCAGCTCCAAGTCATTGACTCAGACCAGAAATCAACCCTCAAGTCAATGGTGTAACATATTCCCACTTTTTAGAATAAATTAACagtattatttttatttttttttcagttagGGGTATCCGGACCTACACCCGACTAGTCCCCTAACCCTGAGGAGAGCGGGTCCCACCGATCCTCAGGAAGATATCCCAGGCTGCCCAGCTTTGGAATCTCAGGAAGATAAATTAACAGTATTGTTGAGTATTAGTTTCCTTTGGCTCTCTATTTGTTGATGTATTTTTTCTGAATACTTTTTGATGCTTCCTGTTTGGATTGCAACTCTTTGGTGTTTttgtaaacaaaaaaaaaaaaaatgtaaaaaatgaTTCATGTGAACTAAGCAGATGACCAGAAAATGTGTTTagagttttttcttttaaaagaaAAGTCACAATCCAAAAGCCAATAGATTTTagaaaagtttagggactgatgagacaaagttaccaaaattttcatctatttaagaTACATTAGCATCCTCAGGTTGAGAGTTTTAAACTCCTAATTTGGTTTTTTGTCATGGACAAAATTTTAGGATTGACCTAACTATTTGTCTCAACTTTAtgctttttatcttttttgtgttTGCTATTGAATTAAGTCAAGGATCAGACAATGGGAGGACTGTTACACCCACCACAAAATTTATGCCTTCACAAAGGATTGTTCCATTTGTGATTTTCAAATGTATAATTTCATGGCAACCAGATCTCTTGAAGAAGACTGCATAATCCTAAATAAATAATGTAACAACTTTTAGAAAAGTTTAATCATGCACATTAATTTCAAAATCACCAAGATAGAGCATAACATTATACAAACAATAAATTAGTAATCACTGCAGAAACAATTAATTAAGACCGGTGTGAATCATTTTTGGTTTCCTAAGCcgccaattttgaatcatgttagtcctaatatttttttattaggaaattgtaATTGGAGCTCCATCATTGATTTTCACAAAAACTTGCAGGACCATAATCCTTCCACGTTCCATCACCATTATAAAAGCACAAGACTGCTAACTGAGTTTGTCTCAAACCTATAGCAATCAGCAAAAATGTTGTCCAGTGCATTTTTCGCTTCAAAAGAGAGTGAAAATAACTGGAGAAACTACATGATACTTACTTACAAAACTCCCCTAGAAACTATACCAAGTGGTCCAAGCATTTTtcaactttccaaaattttgaaagacACCAAGCCTGAGGCTTATATTCCCCAGAGTTTAGGCCTCGGACCATTCCATCACTGCCGTCCCGAACTTCAGGAGAAGATGCTCTGGATAAAGCGTGCAGCACTCAGTATCCATAACATTGAACTCCAGAGAATCATGGAACTTCTTAAGAGCCTTCCATGGCCATTTGAAGAGAGAATCCAATCATGTTATGGCAGCTACCTTGATTTCGACAAGGAAACCTTAATACTGATTGTGATTGTGGACTCCATATGCTTGCTTCATGCTCTTGATGTTCTAGAGAATTATAAGGGACAGCcaggggaggaggaggaggtggaaCCCAGTTTGATGATGCTCGAGAATCAAATCCCGATTACTCTGATTGATCTAGTGTTACGGGATGAGACTCTGGCAGAGGAGTTCACTCAGCTGACTAGTCTGTTTGATATTTTCTACGAATTCGTCAGCAAACTATCTCCAGTGAAATTGGCCGACGATGACAGGGATTATATGAGAGAGGTTTGGGGTCCTCCAAAAcatttgctgcattttatgtatAAGTTCGCTGTGGGCAGGAAGTTAGCTGTAATAGTAGAATCTCGTAAATTCGTCCCAGGATCAACCGAGGAAACGGACTCCATTACCAGCCAATCACTGGCATCCTCGATGCAATCAACTGTGGAAATAAACTCTGCAGCGGAAGCTGAATCCGGCTGGGGGGCAAGCCGGTGAGTTCTTCATCCGGGCAATTGAGGAAATAAACTCTTTAACTGCGGCTTATAAAGATGGAGGTCTCAGAGTGCCAACATGGTTCGACAAGACTATACAAGGTATCGGTAAGGCTGTGAGTTCCAGTGAGATGAAGCAGGCCAGTGCTTTGGATAAAGTTCATTCTGTTTCAGAACTCTACAATATTCCTAAGATAACATTTCATGCCCTTCCAGTTGGATGTGGTTTCGGCAACATTGTTTTTGACAAAATTAAGAAGGTAGTATACCTCCCAATGATGACTCTGCATGCAAATTTGGAAGTCATATTGAGAAATTTGCTGGCGTTTGAAGCAGCATATAAGGATGCCAGACAAGGGCCGCAATCAGAAGTCAGAGACCATATGGATCTGATGTGTGCTAtcataaaaactgaaaaagaTGTGCAGCTGCTCAAGGATGCCAAGGTCATCGAAACGCAATTGAAAGATGAAGATGTAGTCAAGCTATTCAAGTCGATCAAAAAAACCATGGAAAAGCTAGGTAATAAGTCCAGTTTTATTGATGCTTTCGGCAGGTACACGAACGAAGATTATGACAATGTCCCAATAGTGAAGGCCTGTAACTGGATAAAGAAATGGGCTCTCACTTTCTTGAATTTTGTGAAGAGAATTTGGCCTGTGTTTGTGGTGCTGCTGCTTTTCCTGCAAACGTTATGTGATATTTACGACTGTCGTCGCTGGCCGTGGTTCGGGACTACCCGGGAGACTGCAGATCTTCCTTTGCAGGATTCTTCATTTCTAAGCCTGGAACCCAAAGCTGAACTCTTGAAACCACGCAAATTTCTTCATTATTATAGTTAAATGCTGGATGGAGAAGGTACGGCTATGTTTGGTGCGATTGCATGGGTGTTGGTGTGTTAACATTTGCATCATTTCTCTTGTCAAAACATCAACCTGTACAAGTGGACAAAATTCTTCCAGCAACTATATGCAACCGAACAAATACACAGCCATACTTGCCTTTTAAGTCCACGACCACCTAAATTTTGCTTGTGGAATCGGCTAATAATGCATTACTAGTATAATTGTGCCCTGTTGTTATTTGTTCCTATAATGTAAGTTTAAGAAAGGGTTAATTTAATCtctaaaatttcagttttgataagATTGGTAGGCTACAATAATGGCGTATCTAGTGGAGTAAAATTGCGAATTGGTGAGACATTATAACTTGTTACAATCCTGATATGGTGATTGGTGAATACTAGGGGAGAAGTGTAAACATTAGAGACGAACTTGATATGATGAAATAATACAAGTTGCCGAACTCATGCTGTTTATCTAAAACATGACCCGCAAAACTTTAAGCTCGGGTCCAGCATTAATTtaaggcttttttttttgacaaattagTTTAAGGCTTTAAGCTATTCAAGGGAGATTAGTGTACTATTGATAAGTATAGAGTAAAAACTGCGTGCAATTATTGGCAGGGGTGACATCGAGTTACAGTTGAGCTCGAGTAGTACTATACTCGAGCTCAAACATGACACTTAAAAAGTGCAAGTCGAGATCAAACTCGAAGTcaaatgagtagtaaagatgATGCTCTAGATCGAGCTCGATGTCGCGTTCGAGAACTTGAACTCAACTCAAGTAGGCTCAAACGTGCTGTCAAGTCCCACTTCCAGAATTGCAGAATTTCACAGCACTCTTCACAAAATGATAATACACAATATTTGCTCAATTGCCTGCCCCAAATACCAATAGCAAACAATAGTTTCCATCATCAATAACCTGTAAAGCTATAAAAAGTGCCCCAAAGCCATGTACAGCTGAAATGGTTCACGGGTTCAAGCATCAGAGGGTCCTGTCTCCTAATGCTGAAGTACTGAACTATTGACACCTCAAGACTTGAGGCAAGTCTCAGGAAACATTAAGTAGTATGCTAGTCTGCAATAAATCACTAATCCATTCCAATACTCATTTCCTCCAGAAAAGAGCAGTAAAAGAAACATGAGACTAATAAAAAGGTAAAGCGCCATATCATGAATTCATTATAGGGTATTCAACAAGCAAACAtggtcttttgttttctttaatttcagaTCCTTGAGACTATTTCATATAAATTCGTTCTTTAAATTCACCACGTAAGAAAGTTGTCTTAACATCAAGTTGTTTTTATTACAAGTCACACACGACaactaaaacaagcaaaacatgAATAGAATTATGCTTAACAATAAGTAAACACGCATTATTGAAATCAACATATTATATATGACTATATTCTTTTGCAATCAATCGAGCTTTTGCACGTAGGATTTTCAACTCTTGGAAtatcttcctttttcttttattgcaTCCAATAATTTTCTTACATACAGATGGCTTCATAAGAATTCAAGTTCTATTTTGGCGAAGAATCTATTTTGCTATTCATCGCAATCAAGTACCTAATGgaatcatcacaagaaactACTTGAGTAGATAGAAGGCTCACCAACTCTCTCTATTGCTATCCTAGAAATAGAGAGGgtaactataaaaaaaaaaatttaatagttACATGAGGCAATGGTGGAATTAGATagaatatttcaaaaatttatgGAGGGCAAAAATAGGGCAATTATACACACTCTAAACTTTGTCTAAGTTATTCTATAGGCTTTTAAAAATTGAGGGGTTCAATGTGGCTCCGCCCCTGATGTACATCAGCACATCTCCAAATCACACAGACAGGACATAAACAATAAATTAGTAATTAATATACAAACAATTAAGGCCAGTGGTTGGTTAGCGTGTGGCTTAGCTCCAAGTCATGATTTCGATAAGGAGACCTTGATGCTGATTGTGATTGTTGACTCCATATGCTTGCTTCTGCTCCTCCAAGATCTGGAGAGCCACAATAAACGTCGAAGGAAGGTACATGAGGAATTCAGTTTGATGATACCTGATTTAATGATGCTGGAAAACCAAATCAGTGATACAGCATCGCAATCCTGATAAGGGGTTCTTTAAGGTGGTGGACATTCTATTCGACATGGTTTATAATTCCATCAGCAGACTTTCGTTAGTGAAATTGTCCAATGACGACAGGGAACTTATGAGAAAGATTTGTGGTCCTCCACAAcgtttgctgcattttatgtatagtttggtTGTGGGCAGGAAGCTTGCTGCAATGTCACAACATGGTAATAAACACCCAGGATTGATCGGGGAAATAAGCCCTGAATCCACAGGATCTGACATATTGCAGCAGACAGGGGAATCTTTGGTATATGCTTGGAAGCAAGCCAGAGAGTTTTTCATCCAGGCAATCGGGGAAATACTCTCCGCAATCGCAGCTACAAAAGCTGGAGGTCTCAATGTGCCAGAATGGTTGGACAAGAGTGTACAAAGTGTTATGAAGGCAATGAGCTTCACTGATCATAAGAAGCTGGAAACTGTGTTCGATGAAGTTAATTCTGTTTCAGAACTTACGATATTCCAAACATAACCATTCAAGCCCTTCCGGTCGGATGTGGTTTTGGTAACATTGATTTTGACAAAACTAACAAAAAAATTTGCCTCCCAATCATGCCACTGGATTCGTTTTCAGAAGTCATATTGAGAAATTTGGTCGCATTTGAAGCATCTTATGTGGAGTTTATGAGGGCCATCATCAGACGTTAGAGATCATATGCGCTGTTATGAGAAATGTTAAAGATGTGCAGCTGCTGAAAGATGCCAAGGTCATAGAAATGCGATTGAAAGATGAAGATGTAGTCAAGCTATTCAAGTCAATGAAGATATCCACGGAAAAGCTAGGTAAGAAGTCCGAATTCATCGATGTTTTTGGCAAATATATGAATCAAGATTACGATAATCACCCAGTAATCAAGGCCCGTAACTGGATAAAGAAATGGGCTCTTGCTTTGGTGAATTTTGTAAAGTGAATTTGGCCTGTGTTTGTGGTGCTGCTGCTTTTTGTCCAAACGTTTTGTGGTATCTACGAATGCCGTTGCCAGCCATGGTTTGGGAGTATTGCGGAGACTGCAGCAGAACAGCACCTTCCTTTGTAGGATGCTTCGTTTTTAAGCCTGGACCCGGAAGCTGGACTCTTGACACCATGCAAATTTCTTCGCTATATCAGTAAGCTACGAATTTGGGGCAAGTATGGGATATTATTGTAATTACTACATTGCTTAATGTATAATCATATTCTACTGTTGTATTTATGAAAAAGTTGACGTACGATG
Encoded proteins:
- the LOC113782120 gene encoding putative UPF0481 protein At3g02645, which codes for MLSSAFFASKESENNWRNYMILTYKTPLETIPSGPSIFQLSKILKDTKPEAYIPQSLGLGPFHHCRPELQEKMLWIKRAALSIHNIELQRIMELLKSLPWPFEERIQSCYGSYLDFDKETLILIVIVDSICLLHALDVLENYKGQPGEEEEVEPSLMMLENQIPITLIDLVLRDETLAEEFTQLTSLFDIFYEFVSKLSPVKLADDDRDYMREVWGPPKHLLHFMYKFAVGRKLARKLNPAGGQAGEFFIRAIEEINSLTAAYKDGGLRVPTWFDKTIQGIGKAVSSSEMKQASALDKVHSVSELYNIPKITFHALPVGCGFGNIVFDKIKKVVYLPMMTLHANLEVILRNLLAFEAAYKDARQGPQSEVRDHMDLMCAIIKTEKDVQLLKDAKVIETQLKDEDVVKLFKSIKKTMEKLGNKSSFIDAFGRYTNEDYDNVPIVKACNWIKKWALTFLNFVKRIWPVFVVLLLFLQTLCDIYDCRRWPWFGTTRETADLPLQDSSFLSLEPKAELLKPRKFLHYYS